The following are encoded together in the Bradyrhizobium sp. CCGUVB1N3 genome:
- a CDS encoding 3'(2'),5'-bisphosphate nucleotidase CysQ — protein MQVKGRIDGAAAARLMEPLTALALKAGEAILAVNRAAMRVDGKQDGSPVTEADLAADRIIGEGLLQLAPDVPTLSEERAQLATPPFQGSFFLVDPLDGTKEFVAGRDEFTVNLAIITDGVPLLGIVSAPALGLLWRGIVGRGAERVRFDGAIIGSAEPIRTRKLPKPGEPWVAAVSRSHGDARSEAFITGRPGAVRQTAGSAVKFGRIAEGSADIYPRLGPTSEWDVGAGCAVVTAAGGKVTDGNGGEIRFGENRENFIVPEFIAWGDPQGACFPTG, from the coding sequence ATGCAGGTGAAGGGACGCATTGACGGGGCGGCTGCCGCGCGCCTGATGGAGCCGTTGACTGCGCTGGCGCTGAAGGCGGGCGAAGCGATCCTGGCCGTCAATCGGGCCGCGATGCGGGTCGATGGCAAGCAGGACGGCTCTCCGGTCACCGAAGCGGACCTCGCCGCCGACCGCATCATTGGCGAGGGGCTCTTGCAGCTCGCGCCCGACGTGCCGACGCTGTCGGAAGAGCGGGCTCAGCTTGCGACGCCGCCGTTTCAGGGCAGTTTCTTCCTGGTCGATCCGCTTGATGGCACCAAGGAGTTCGTCGCCGGCCGCGACGAGTTCACCGTCAATCTCGCCATCATCACCGACGGCGTGCCTCTGCTCGGCATCGTCAGCGCGCCCGCGCTTGGCCTGCTCTGGCGCGGCATCGTCGGGCGCGGCGCGGAGCGGGTGAGGTTTGATGGCGCTATCATCGGGAGCGCCGAGCCGATCCGGACCCGAAAGCTGCCGAAGCCGGGTGAGCCCTGGGTCGCCGCGGTCAGCCGCTCGCATGGCGATGCCAGGAGCGAAGCCTTCATTACCGGCCGGCCCGGTGCGGTCAGGCAGACGGCGGGCTCGGCCGTCAAATTCGGCCGCATCGCCGAGGGCAGCGCCGACATCTATCCCCGCCTCGGCCCGACCTCAGAATGGGACGTCGGGGCCGGCTGTGCCGTGGTCACCGCCGCCGGCGGCAAGGTCACCGACGGCAATGGTGGCGAAATCCGGTTTGGCGAGAATCGCGAAAACTTCATCGTGCCGGAGTTCATCGCCTGGGGCGACCCGCAAGGCGCCTGCTTCCCTACTGGCTGA
- the chpT gene encoding histidine phosphotransferase ChpT gives MSGTSSPGTATAPDMLELAALLCSRVCHDLISPVGAIVNGLEVLDDDPKPEDREFALDLIRKSAKTASARLQFCRLAFGAAGSSGAQIDLGDAQNMARGHIEDGKCTITWNLPRLLLPKNRVKLLLNMLVIAQHTIPRGGMLKVDPIGDGETMSFRVTATGHNARLPQNIAELLSGERGPAADAHAIQPYYTRLLAQACGLTVKLAPEGEAITVTAS, from the coding sequence ATGTCTGGCACCTCGTCACCCGGTACCGCTACTGCTCCCGATATGCTCGAACTCGCGGCGCTTCTGTGCTCGCGGGTCTGTCACGACCTCATCAGCCCTGTCGGCGCCATCGTCAACGGCCTCGAGGTTCTCGATGACGATCCCAAGCCCGAGGATCGTGAATTCGCGCTGGATTTGATCCGCAAGAGCGCCAAGACGGCATCAGCGCGGCTGCAATTCTGCCGGCTCGCCTTCGGCGCGGCCGGATCGTCCGGCGCGCAGATCGATCTCGGTGACGCGCAAAACATGGCGCGCGGCCACATCGAGGACGGCAAGTGCACGATCACCTGGAATCTGCCGCGGCTGCTATTGCCGAAGAACCGCGTCAAGCTGCTGCTCAACATGCTCGTGATCGCGCAGCATACGATCCCGCGCGGCGGCATGCTGAAGGTCGATCCGATCGGCGACGGCGAGACCATGAGCTTTCGTGTCACCGCCACTGGACACAATGCGCGCCTGCCGCAGAACATCGCCGAGCTCCTGAGCGGCGAGCGTGGACCTGCCGCGGACGCGCATGCGATCCAGCCTTATTATACGCGGCTGCTGGCGCAGGCCTGCGGGCTCACCGTGAAGCTCGCGCCGGAGGGCGAGGCGATAACCGTTACGGCTTCGTAA
- a CDS encoding hybrid sensor histidine kinase/response regulator — translation MDDLLREFLTETSESLDTVDNQLVKFEQEPNNAKILDNIFRLVHTIKGTCGFLGLPRLEALAHAGETLMGKFRDGMPVTAEAVTVILSSIDRIKEILAGLEATEAEPEGTDRDLIDKLEAMVEQGMAAMSASAQPIASASAQPMPAAGSAAPVAEAPPLVPEAPVAAAPAPAKEMTTGSLIDQTLERPLRPGEVSLDELERAFRETAIEAPAPAAKAAPVAEAPAPVAKEAAKEAVKDAKAPKEKAAPKKSMADEGASEGDRVANQSIRVNVDTLEHLMTMVSELVLTRNQLLEISRRNEDTEFKVPLQRLSNVTAELQEGVMKTRMQPIGNAWQKLPRIVRDLSSELGKQIELEMHGADTELDRQVLDLIKDPLTHMVRNSADHGLETPAERTASGKGEQGTIRLSAYHEGGHIIICIADNGRGLNTEKIKAKALSSGLVTEAELEKMSEAQIHKFIFAPGFSTAAAITSVSGRGVGMDVVRTNIDQIGGTIDIKSVAGEGSSVTIKIPLTLAIVSALIVEAAGDRFAIPQLSVVELVRARANSEHRIERIKDTAVLRLRNKLLPLIHLKKLLKIDDGAASDPENGFIVVTQVGSQTFGIVVDGVFHTEEIVVKPMSTKLRHIDMFSGNTILGDGAVIMIIDPNGIAKALGASGSSAHDMTDENAGHHIGSGEQTTSLLVFRAGSSQPKAVPLGLVTRLEELPADKIEFSNGRYMVQYREQLMPLVAIEGVTIAAQGAQPILVFADDGRSMGLVVDEIIDIVEERLNIEVGGSSAGILGSAVIKGQATEVIDVGHFLPMAFADWFTRKEMKPSMASQSVLLVDDSAFFRNMLAPVLKAAGYRVRTAPTAQEGLAALRAQSFDVVLTDIEMPDMNGFEFAETIRSDHNLGAMPIIGLSALVSPAAIERGRQAGFHDYVAKFDRPGLIAALKEQTAGAAGASELSRAAA, via the coding sequence ATGGATGATCTGTTGCGGGAGTTTTTGACGGAGACCAGCGAGAGCCTGGACACCGTCGACAATCAGCTGGTGAAGTTCGAGCAGGAGCCGAACAACGCCAAGATCCTGGATAACATCTTCCGCCTGGTTCACACCATCAAGGGGACGTGCGGCTTTCTGGGATTGCCGCGGCTCGAAGCGCTGGCGCATGCCGGTGAGACGCTGATGGGCAAATTCCGCGACGGCATGCCGGTGACCGCCGAGGCGGTGACGGTGATCCTGTCGTCGATCGACCGCATCAAGGAGATTCTGGCCGGGCTCGAGGCGACCGAAGCCGAGCCCGAGGGCACCGACCGCGACCTCATCGACAAGCTGGAAGCGATGGTCGAGCAGGGCATGGCGGCGATGTCAGCGTCGGCGCAGCCGATCGCGTCAGCGTCGGCGCAGCCGATGCCGGCGGCCGGTAGCGCTGCGCCCGTTGCCGAAGCCCCGCCGCTGGTGCCGGAAGCCCCTGTTGCGGCTGCGCCCGCGCCCGCAAAAGAGATGACCACGGGTTCGCTGATCGACCAGACGCTGGAGCGCCCGTTGCGTCCGGGCGAGGTGTCGCTGGACGAGCTCGAGCGCGCCTTCCGCGAGACCGCGATCGAAGCGCCTGCGCCTGCTGCCAAGGCCGCGCCTGTTGCTGAAGCTCCGGCGCCTGTCGCCAAGGAAGCGGCCAAGGAAGCCGTCAAGGACGCCAAGGCGCCCAAGGAGAAGGCCGCGCCGAAGAAGTCGATGGCCGACGAGGGGGCCAGCGAAGGCGACCGCGTCGCCAACCAGTCGATCCGCGTCAACGTGGATACGCTGGAGCATCTGATGACCATGGTCTCCGAGCTGGTCCTGACCCGCAACCAGCTTCTGGAGATCTCCCGCCGCAACGAGGACACCGAGTTCAAGGTGCCGTTGCAGCGGCTGTCCAACGTCACCGCCGAGCTGCAGGAAGGCGTCATGAAGACGCGCATGCAGCCGATCGGCAATGCCTGGCAGAAGCTGCCGCGCATCGTCCGCGATCTCTCGAGCGAACTCGGCAAGCAGATCGAGCTGGAGATGCACGGCGCCGACACCGAGCTCGACCGCCAGGTGCTCGACCTGATCAAGGACCCGCTCACCCATATGGTGCGCAACTCCGCCGACCATGGCCTGGAGACCCCGGCCGAGCGCACGGCGAGCGGCAAGGGCGAGCAGGGCACCATTCGGCTGTCCGCCTATCACGAGGGCGGCCACATCATCATCTGCATCGCCGACAACGGCAGAGGCCTCAACACCGAGAAGATCAAGGCCAAGGCGCTCTCGAGCGGTCTCGTCACCGAGGCCGAGCTGGAGAAGATGAGCGAAGCCCAGATCCACAAGTTCATCTTCGCGCCGGGCTTCTCGACCGCGGCCGCCATCACCTCGGTCTCGGGCCGCGGCGTCGGCATGGACGTGGTGCGCACCAATATCGACCAGATCGGCGGCACCATCGACATCAAGTCGGTTGCCGGTGAAGGCTCGTCCGTCACCATCAAGATCCCGCTGACGCTCGCCATCGTCTCCGCGCTGATCGTGGAGGCCGCCGGCGACCGCTTTGCCATCCCGCAGCTCTCGGTGGTCGAGCTGGTGCGGGCCCGTGCCAACTCCGAGCACCGCATCGAGCGCATCAAGGACACCGCGGTCTTGAGGCTCCGCAACAAGCTGCTGCCGCTGATCCACCTCAAGAAGCTCCTCAAGATCGACGACGGCGCGGCCTCCGATCCCGAGAACGGCTTTATCGTGGTCACCCAGGTCGGCAGCCAGACCTTCGGCATCGTGGTCGACGGCGTGTTCCACACCGAAGAAATCGTGGTCAAGCCGATGTCCACCAAGCTGCGCCACATCGACATGTTCTCGGGCAATACGATCCTGGGCGATGGCGCCGTCATCATGATCATCGACCCCAACGGCATTGCCAAGGCGCTCGGCGCCTCCGGCTCCTCGGCCCATGACATGACCGACGAGAATGCCGGCCATCACATCGGAAGTGGCGAGCAGACCACCTCGCTGCTGGTGTTCCGCGCCGGCTCCAGCCAGCCCAAGGCGGTCCCGCTCGGCCTCGTCACGCGCCTGGAGGAGCTGCCGGCCGACAAGATCGAGTTCAGCAACGGCCGTTACATGGTGCAGTACCGCGAGCAGCTGATGCCGCTGGTCGCCATCGAGGGCGTCACCATCGCCGCCCAGGGCGCCCAGCCGATCCTGGTGTTTGCCGATGACGGCCGCTCCATGGGCCTCGTCGTCGACGAGATCATCGACATCGTCGAGGAGCGCCTCAACATCGAGGTCGGCGGCTCCAGCGCCGGCATTTTGGGCTCGGCCGTGATCAAGGGCCAGGCCACCGAGGTGATCGACGTCGGCCACTTCCTGCCGATGGCGTTCGCCGACTGGTTCACCCGCAAGGAGATGAAGCCGTCGATGGCCTCGCAGTCGGTGCTGCTGGTCGACGACTCGGCCTTCTTCCGCAACATGCTGGCGCCGGTGCTGAAGGCGGCCGGCTACCGCGTCCGTACCGCGCCGACCGCGCAGGAGGGCCTGGCTGCGCTGCGCGCGCAGAGCTTCGACGTCGTGCTGACCGACATCGAGATGCCCGACATGAACGGGTTCGAGTTCGCCGAAACGATCCGCTCCGACCACAATCTCGGCGCGATGCCGATCATCGGGCTCTCGGCGCTGGTCTCGCCGGCGGCGATCGAGCGCGGCCGGCAGGCCGGCTTCCACGACTATGTCGCCAAGTTCGACCGTCCCGGTCTGATCGCGGCGCTGAAGGAACAGACGGCAGGTGCCGCCGGCGCCTCCGAGCTGAGCCGGGCGGCGGCGTAG
- a CDS encoding chemotaxis protein CheW: MSSKTQSSEGAMVEYVTAMIGGQLFGLPISRVQDVFMPERVTRVPLASREIAGVLNLRGRIVTVVDMRARLGLPRPEDGKVPMAVGVDLRGESYGLLIDTIGEVLRLPVDGKEENPVNLDPRMAKLAGGVHRLDGQLMVVLDVDRVLELAPEMMAA, translated from the coding sequence ATGAGCAGCAAGACGCAAAGCAGCGAAGGCGCCATGGTCGAATACGTCACCGCGATGATCGGCGGCCAGCTGTTCGGCCTGCCGATCTCGCGCGTCCAGGACGTGTTCATGCCCGAGCGCGTCACCCGCGTTCCCCTGGCCTCGCGCGAGATCGCGGGGGTCTTGAACCTGCGCGGCCGCATCGTCACCGTCGTCGACATGCGCGCCCGCCTCGGCCTGCCGCGGCCCGAGGACGGCAAGGTGCCGATGGCGGTCGGCGTCGACCTGCGCGGCGAGTCCTATGGCCTCCTGATCGACACGATCGGCGAAGTGCTGCGCCTGCCCGTGGACGGCAAAGAGGAAAACCCCGTCAACCTCGACCCCCGCATGGCCAAGCTCGCCGGCGGCGTCCACCGCCTCGACGGCCAGCTCATGGTCGTCCTCGACGTCGATCGCGTCCTCGAGCTCGCGCCTGAAATGATGGCGGCCTGA